The following proteins are co-located in the Brevibacillus laterosporus DSM 25 genome:
- a CDS encoding cyclic peptide export ABC transporter: MNMKQLLYRPIFLTWLLSFIFLVYPVNQISAATISLSPQRLEQMEEFITKQMNTAEIPGLQVIIVEKDKTIYQKGFGYADVLSKKPVTNETLFELGSNSKAFTGLAILQLADKGLIDLNDPVTKYLPWLNLSYKGKIQPITLGQFLYHTSGVPFKSIGFLPEGNEEDALEKTVRTLLVQELNREPGTRYEYATINYDVLGLVIEKVTNQSFETYIKQNILNALELPDTYVGEQNVDQTQKATGYKMGFTEPQKYNPPSFRGNTPAGYIISNGIDIARWMKIQIGAGSTGSINPALIKASHEPDRKVKPSSSGSSYATGWEVYQKGDGELSHPGSNPTFSSFIVVRPTEQMGVAVLANMNSDYTVNIGQGIMNMLLNKEVPPIHSDLYKKLDQLSFSIICVVGPVCLAILFLIGRMFLEVWKKQRKFQVMKKNVIVGLLFHVLLLCIFSLGIFYLPNLLFMELTWQFIKVWIPETIMFAVYGVTLAFVLYFFYSLLLLFSKKKQENIYFSLTVLSIVSGFGNAFIIFIVNEAFTRTNNLVNGLLFYFIMGIFMYVVSQKILRSRLVTLTNQLVYEKRMELVEKLLQTSYSSLEEIEQGRIQATLNNDTEVISRAINIMITCVTNFITLVCCFIYLGIMNFYAFALSAMIIGLVAAIYYLIGQKANKLWEKTRDIQNVFFKFITDMTSGFKELTLHRGKREEFHIAIQESCAEYRDKRAEGDLKFANVFIIGELLFIIVIGCVVFIFPEIFKQMNADMLRNYVFVFLYMTGPVNGLLNGLPQIVMIRISWERITKMIQELALAKDPEQDNVLTSENVMQPVRMIVKDVSYDYKIQEERGFSVGPINFEFASGEIIFITGGNGSGKSTLAKLLTGLYAPIKGEITINGSKVTHAQLSQYYSAIFGDFHLFDRLYGIDSKRNEQEIKHYLEVLELHEKVKVENGIFSTTRLSTGQKKRLALLITYLEDRPICLFDEWAADQDPEYRRFFYQVLLPDMKQKGKCIIAITHDDQYFHIADKVIKMDAGQMKNPVSV; encoded by the coding sequence ATGAACATGAAACAATTGTTATACCGACCCATTTTTCTGACATGGTTGCTTTCCTTTATATTCTTGGTGTACCCAGTTAATCAGATAAGTGCAGCTACTATTTCACTATCACCACAAAGATTAGAGCAAATGGAAGAATTCATTACCAAGCAAATGAATACGGCGGAAATTCCCGGTTTACAGGTAATCATTGTGGAAAAAGACAAAACGATATATCAAAAGGGCTTTGGTTACGCAGATGTACTGAGCAAAAAGCCTGTTACGAATGAAACGTTGTTCGAATTAGGATCAAATAGTAAAGCTTTCACTGGTCTTGCCATCTTACAGTTAGCTGATAAAGGGCTAATCGATTTGAATGACCCGGTAACAAAGTATCTTCCTTGGTTGAATCTTTCCTATAAAGGAAAGATTCAACCTATTACGTTGGGCCAATTCCTTTATCATACAAGTGGAGTTCCGTTCAAATCGATAGGTTTTCTCCCAGAAGGTAATGAGGAGGATGCACTTGAAAAGACGGTACGAACATTGCTTGTACAGGAGCTGAATCGTGAACCTGGGACAAGGTACGAATATGCGACTATCAATTACGATGTATTAGGATTGGTAATAGAAAAGGTCACCAACCAATCTTTTGAAACGTATATCAAACAAAATATCTTAAACGCTCTGGAGCTTCCAGATACATATGTTGGTGAGCAAAACGTTGATCAAACACAAAAGGCCACTGGTTACAAGATGGGATTCACTGAACCTCAAAAATACAATCCGCCTAGTTTCCGGGGAAATACACCAGCAGGATATATTATAAGCAATGGAATAGATATAGCTCGGTGGATGAAAATACAAATAGGAGCAGGTAGCACAGGTAGTATTAATCCCGCTCTAATTAAAGCATCTCATGAGCCAGATCGTAAGGTAAAGCCTAGCAGTAGTGGGTCATCATATGCTACTGGCTGGGAAGTTTATCAAAAAGGAGACGGTGAGCTTTCACACCCTGGAAGTAATCCAACGTTTAGTTCGTTTATAGTAGTTCGCCCAACTGAACAAATGGGGGTAGCTGTATTAGCCAATATGAACAGTGACTATACGGTTAATATTGGGCAGGGAATTATGAACATGCTTCTTAATAAAGAAGTACCTCCTATCCATTCAGACCTATACAAAAAACTGGATCAGTTATCGTTTTCCATTATTTGTGTAGTAGGTCCAGTTTGTCTAGCGATTCTTTTTTTAATAGGTCGTATGTTTCTCGAAGTATGGAAAAAGCAACGAAAGTTTCAAGTGATGAAAAAAAATGTAATAGTGGGCCTATTGTTCCATGTACTATTATTATGTATATTCTCGTTAGGCATTTTCTATTTGCCAAATCTGCTATTTATGGAACTAACTTGGCAATTTATTAAAGTATGGATTCCAGAGACGATTATGTTTGCTGTATATGGAGTTACACTAGCATTCGTTCTCTATTTCTTTTATTCGTTACTTCTCTTGTTTTCTAAAAAAAAACAGGAAAACATTTATTTTTCTTTAACAGTTCTAAGCATAGTTAGTGGCTTTGGTAACGCCTTTATTATCTTCATTGTTAATGAAGCCTTTACACGAACAAATAATTTGGTTAACGGTTTACTGTTTTATTTTATCATGGGGATTTTTATGTATGTCGTTAGCCAAAAGATACTTCGCTCGCGTCTTGTTACATTAACCAATCAATTGGTTTATGAAAAACGGATGGAGTTGGTTGAGAAATTACTTCAAACTAGCTATAGCAGTTTAGAAGAAATAGAGCAAGGTCGTATTCAGGCTACATTAAACAATGATACAGAAGTTATTAGTCGAGCAATCAATATTATGATTACTTGTGTAACTAATTTCATCACACTAGTTTGTTGTTTTATTTATCTAGGAATCATGAATTTTTATGCATTTGCACTCTCCGCTATGATTATCGGGCTTGTAGCAGCGATTTACTATCTTATTGGGCAGAAGGCAAATAAGCTGTGGGAGAAAACACGTGATATTCAGAATGTTTTCTTCAAATTCATCACCGATATGACTAGTGGGTTTAAAGAACTGACCTTGCATAGAGGAAAACGTGAAGAGTTTCATATTGCAATTCAAGAAAGCTGTGCAGAATACCGTGACAAACGTGCCGAGGGCGATCTTAAATTTGCAAACGTATTTATCATCGGGGAATTACTGTTTATTATCGTAATCGGTTGTGTCGTATTCATATTTCCAGAAATATTTAAACAAATGAATGCTGATATGCTACGGAACTATGTTTTTGTTTTCTTATATATGACCGGACCTGTAAATGGTTTATTAAATGGACTCCCTCAAATTGTAATGATTCGTATTAGCTGGGAACGTATCACCAAAATGATCCAAGAACTAGCCTTAGCGAAAGACCCAGAGCAAGACAATGTACTAACGTCAGAGAACGTCATGCAACCGGTTCGGATGATTGTAAAGGATGTATCTTATGACTATAAAATTCAAGAAGAGCGAGGCTTTAGCGTTGGACCTATCAATTTTGAGTTTGCATCTGGAGAAATTATTTTTATTACAGGTGGAAATGGGAGTGGAAAGTCAACACTCGCGAAGCTACTAACCGGTCTGTATGCACCTATAAAAGGGGAAATTACTATCAACGGTAGCAAGGTCACGCATGCTCAATTGAGTCAATATTACTCGGCGATTTTTGGGGATTTCCATCTATTCGATCGCCTTTATGGAATTGATTCAAAGCGTAATGAACAAGAGATCAAGCACTATCTAGAGGTCTTAGAGCTGCATGAGAAGGTGAAAGTGGAAAATGGGATTTTCAGTACAACCAGACTTTCAACTGGGCAAAAAAAACGCCTTGCTCTTTTAATTACCTATCTGGAAGATCGGCCGATTTGCCTTTTTGATGAATGGGCTGCTGACCAAGATCCTGAGTATCGACGCTTTTTCTATCAAGTGTTATTGCCAGACATGAAACAAAAAGGGAAGTGTATTATTGCTATCACACATGATGATCAATATTTCCACATAGCCGATAAAGTGATTAAGATGGATGCGGGACAAATGAAGAACCCAGTCAGTGT